In Sulfuracidifex metallicus DSM 6482 = JCM 9184, a single window of DNA contains:
- a CDS encoding 4Fe-4S binding protein, producing the protein MNVGLLVTKEARRAVGDETLKSLFENKDLVYMAELGDFVYSDLRDNEVRSLVILGDAGYTLKDEIEQKTGISPLAMDNLPSEWVKGKSVKYVTALLQAYVSKASQSDLAYRVQPVHTKNVDRRSLLRFKFYQYVPYPVLAEQLHIEREINRTVELCPKGALSKTPEGPQVTKPEECSWCGYCSGSSYLGYLENPTFSTTQFVEFVNKITSIYGPSKMLFSCKPVNVKEGVFPVILPCIAYVPDAFLLASYAAGLQPMVYLAEDCRTKDMGMKRMNEMPSHFPGTNLNIVKITSEKELEIAMNTPVPPMKIREIPLDLIYSRSRRRSLLLWSIKEMSKEVPLDEEDEVPSSFYVTVDTEKCVLCGVCVRECQMLVPQIRNQGDSITLEYDEYNCIGSGRCLRSCPEKAITVKEKVKLKEMRKVQFTKSVVTKCRYCGKPIGSFKVKDKVSVMLNSMGYNTQFVDVCNDCKQKELTKMWLQRIGVSK; encoded by the coding sequence ATGAACGTGGGCTTGCTCGTTACGAAAGAAGCTAGAAGAGCTGTGGGCGACGAGACCCTAAAGTCACTCTTCGAGAATAAGGATCTAGTTTACATGGCAGAGTTGGGGGATTTCGTCTACTCCGACCTCAGGGATAACGAAGTAAGATCCCTAGTTATCCTAGGAGATGCAGGATACACCTTGAAGGACGAGATAGAACAGAAAACTGGAATTTCCCCTTTAGCTATGGATAACCTTCCATCGGAGTGGGTCAAAGGGAAAAGCGTGAAATATGTTACTGCGCTCCTTCAAGCCTATGTCTCTAAGGCTTCCCAAAGCGACCTAGCCTATAGGGTTCAGCCTGTCCACACTAAAAACGTGGACAGAAGGTCTCTGCTGAGGTTCAAGTTTTACCAGTACGTTCCTTACCCGGTTTTGGCTGAACAACTTCACATAGAAAGGGAAATAAACAGAACCGTGGAGTTATGCCCTAAAGGAGCGTTGAGCAAGACCCCGGAAGGTCCTCAAGTAACTAAGCCTGAGGAATGCTCGTGGTGTGGTTACTGCTCTGGATCGTCTTACCTAGGCTACTTAGAAAACCCAACCTTTTCAACCACACAGTTCGTGGAATTCGTAAACAAGATTACCTCCATTTATGGGCCTTCTAAAATGCTGTTCTCCTGTAAGCCGGTTAACGTAAAGGAGGGAGTATTTCCCGTGATTTTACCCTGCATTGCTTACGTTCCTGATGCCTTCCTTTTAGCCTCATATGCTGCAGGTCTTCAGCCCATGGTTTACCTTGCCGAGGATTGCAGAACTAAAGACATGGGAATGAAAAGGATGAATGAGATGCCATCCCATTTCCCTGGAACTAACTTGAACATTGTGAAAATTACATCGGAGAAAGAGCTGGAGATCGCAATGAATACTCCTGTTCCGCCAATGAAGATCAGGGAGATACCATTAGACTTGATATATAGTAGGAGCAGGAGGAGGAGCCTCCTGTTATGGTCCATCAAGGAAATGAGTAAGGAAGTTCCCCTTGACGAGGAGGACGAGGTTCCCTCTTCGTTTTACGTTACGGTCGACACTGAGAAGTGCGTCCTATGCGGAGTTTGCGTGAGGGAATGTCAAATGTTAGTTCCGCAGATAAGGAACCAAGGTGACTCCATCACGCTGGAATACGATGAGTACAACTGCATAGGTTCGGGAAGATGTCTTAGGAGTTGCCCAGAGAAGGCGATTACGGTGAAGGAAAAGGTGAAATTGAAGGAAATGAGAAAGGTTCAGTTCACCAAGTCCGTGGTGACCAAGTGTAGGTACTGCGGTAAACCAATTGGCTCATTCAAGGTGAAGGACAAGGTGTCAGTTATGTTAAACTCTATGGGATATAACACGCAATTCGTGGACGTGTGTAACGACTGTAAACAGAAGGAGCTTACCAAGATGTGGCTTCAAAGGATAGGTGTTTCAAAATGA
- a CDS encoding DUF2299 family protein, which translates to MTLDQEITEWVKELGMKVEKLEGNNFFQIKVTPPLGGPSVAILRPKMEDTYYIFTIVVDIDVETQLKVLRQIMLDLMRMNVEFFLTPQGKPDKLHLARLVFADGLTKNQMLENLTLVKNAAYLAITWLKNGEDLQ; encoded by the coding sequence TTGACGTTAGATCAGGAGATAACCGAATGGGTAAAGGAACTGGGCATGAAGGTAGAGAAACTTGAAGGGAACAACTTCTTTCAAATTAAGGTGACGCCTCCTCTAGGTGGACCCAGCGTAGCAATATTGAGACCAAAGATGGAGGACACATACTATATTTTTACCATAGTTGTGGACATAGACGTTGAAACCCAACTAAAGGTCTTAAGACAAATCATGCTTGACCTAATGAGAATGAACGTGGAGTTTTTCCTGACCCCACAGGGAAAACCGGACAAGCTTCACCTAGCCAGGCTTGTTTTCGCTGATGGGCTTACAAAGAATCAAATGTTAGAGAATCTGACCTTAGTGAAGAACGCTGCATATTTAGCGATTACTTGGTTAAAAAATGGTGAAGACCTTCAGTAA
- a CDS encoding DUF1641 domain-containing protein produces MSEQEQEKMIEFLKELEDSGVLDILTSLLKNKDGALLEIANWLQKNQNVMKNVSTLMAALSKVDPDQVKKSKSLIGLFKTLNDPDVLAGISFFLSLMKSIGETLRE; encoded by the coding sequence ATGAGCGAGCAAGAACAAGAGAAAATGATAGAGTTCTTGAAGGAACTGGAGGACTCCGGCGTTCTTGACATTCTTACTTCTTTATTAAAGAACAAGGATGGAGCTCTCCTGGAGATAGCCAACTGGTTGCAGAAGAATCAGAACGTAATGAAGAACGTTTCCACATTGATGGCAGCACTGAGTAAAGTAGATCCAGATCAGGTGAAGAAGTCTAAATCACTCATCGGCTTATTTAAGACATTAAATGACCCAGACGTACTTGCGGGGATATCGTTCTTTCTTTCTTTAATGAAATCCATAGGTGAGACTTTACGTGAGTGA
- the fdhD gene encoding formate dehydrogenase accessory sulfurtransferase FdhD gives MSEKVAVFKYSEDLVTKEEDEIAVEEPLKMTVRYGDKERTIYIMRTPTHDTELAVGFLYTQGIVGKVDEIKRIDIKGQEITVWIDHPFTFEREALVNSSCGVCGNPTLLKVMTKKSQVKVKADVLMNLPNKMIKMQRIFRETGGLHGAGAFDVNGNPLLIEEDVGRHNAVDKVIGRLLLKGVDPSSLILQVSGRAGYEIAEKAAVAGFPVLSAVSAPTTSAVKMCELTGISLVGFVRGNRMNVYTHPERIVSDI, from the coding sequence GTGAGTGAGAAAGTTGCTGTGTTCAAGTATAGCGAAGATCTAGTCACGAAGGAGGAGGATGAAATAGCCGTAGAGGAACCACTGAAGATGACGGTAAGATACGGGGATAAAGAGAGGACAATCTACATTATGAGGACTCCTACCCATGACACTGAGCTGGCTGTGGGTTTTTTATACACGCAGGGTATTGTCGGGAAAGTGGATGAGATCAAGAGGATCGATATAAAAGGGCAGGAGATCACAGTATGGATTGATCATCCCTTTACCTTTGAAAGGGAGGCGCTGGTAAACTCCAGCTGTGGCGTTTGTGGTAACCCAACCCTACTCAAAGTGATGACCAAGAAATCTCAGGTGAAGGTTAAGGCTGACGTGCTGATGAATCTTCCTAACAAGATGATCAAGATGCAGAGGATCTTTAGGGAGACTGGTGGACTCCACGGAGCAGGAGCGTTTGACGTTAACGGTAACCCTCTTCTCATAGAAGAGGACGTGGGTAGGCATAATGCAGTAGACAAGGTGATAGGGAGGCTCCTCCTGAAGGGCGTTGATCCGTCGTCGTTGATACTTCAGGTAAGCGGAAGAGCGGGATACGAAATCGCGGAGAAGGCTGCAGTGGCTGGCTTTCCTGTCCTTTCTGCGGTATCAGCACCTACAACTTCCGCAGTTAAGATGTGCGAGTTAACGGGGATCTCCTTGGTAGGTTTCGTAAGAGGAAATAGAATGAACGTCTATACACATCCCGAGAGGATAGTTAGTGACATATGA
- the cutB gene encoding glyceraldehyde dehydrogenase subunit beta has product MYPPEFGYFKPQSLEEALDFLEKEDARPLAGGQSLIPMLKLRIISTGYLVDLNPLSSLSFVKDEGSQVRVGALTRHAEITSNTMIKTEVPLLYEASRQVGDVQVRNVGTIGGSVSNADPAADYPSVLTALDAKIVTTSKGGSREINALNFFKGPFTTSLNEGELVKEIVFPKLNGYKTSYVKVVRRAGDYAMVSIAVALRLKEGKVEDVRLSYSGVSDTPYRAKEAEKVLMERELNEENIKKAAEVAASGANPPSDVRGSSWYRKEVMKVITVKTLGDMK; this is encoded by the coding sequence ATGTATCCCCCAGAATTTGGATATTTTAAACCGCAAAGCCTCGAGGAGGCGTTGGACTTCCTCGAGAAGGAGGACGCCAGACCATTGGCTGGAGGACAGAGCTTGATACCTATGCTCAAGTTAAGGATTATAAGCACGGGCTACCTAGTTGACTTAAATCCCTTGTCGTCCCTCTCCTTCGTTAAAGACGAGGGAAGTCAAGTCAGGGTAGGTGCTCTCACAAGACATGCGGAAATAACCTCGAATACCATGATCAAGACGGAAGTGCCTCTTCTTTACGAAGCTTCAAGGCAAGTTGGAGACGTTCAGGTAAGGAACGTAGGTACCATAGGCGGTAGCGTGAGCAACGCAGATCCCGCAGCAGATTACCCATCGGTTCTTACTGCGTTAGATGCAAAGATTGTTACAACCTCAAAGGGAGGTTCCAGAGAAATCAACGCATTGAACTTCTTCAAGGGTCCCTTCACTACATCCCTCAATGAGGGAGAGCTGGTGAAGGAGATCGTGTTCCCCAAACTTAATGGGTACAAGACCTCTTACGTGAAGGTGGTCAGGAGAGCAGGGGATTACGCCATGGTCTCCATTGCAGTTGCGTTAAGGTTAAAGGAGGGAAAGGTGGAAGATGTTCGTTTGTCTTACTCTGGTGTCTCAGACACTCCATACAGAGCCAAGGAGGCTGAGAAGGTTCTCATGGAAAGAGAACTAAACGAGGAAAACATCAAGAAGGCTGCAGAGGTTGCGGCTTCTGGAGCTAATCCCCCCTCTGACGTGAGAGGTTCCTCATGGTATAGAAAGGAAGTCATGAAGGTAATTACGGTTAAGACTTTAGGTGATATGAAGTGA
- a CDS encoding (2Fe-2S)-binding protein encodes MVKPGEKVKIKVKVNGVQYEGEVPPRKLLVHFLRDDLGLTGTKVGCDTTTCGACTVILNGKSVKSCTLLAVQADGGEILTIEGLGNGKLHRIQEAFSNNFALQCGFCTPGMIMQTYYLLKEKGSEISEEEIRDGLHGNICRCTGYQNIIKAVEEASKVRS; translated from the coding sequence ATGGTGAAGCCTGGAGAGAAGGTAAAGATCAAGGTCAAGGTAAACGGAGTTCAATATGAAGGTGAGGTTCCTCCGAGGAAGTTGTTAGTGCACTTTCTTAGGGACGACCTAGGTCTCACTGGCACGAAAGTAGGATGCGACACCACTACGTGTGGTGCATGCACCGTTATACTGAACGGTAAATCGGTGAAGTCGTGCACCCTCCTTGCAGTTCAGGCTGACGGAGGCGAAATACTTACAATCGAAGGTCTTGGTAACGGTAAGCTTCATCGCATACAGGAGGCTTTCTCCAACAACTTCGCTCTTCAGTGCGGCTTTTGCACACCAGGAATGATAATGCAGACCTACTATCTCTTGAAAGAGAAAGGAAGTGAAATTAGCGAGGAGGAAATCAGGGACGGATTACATGGAAACATATGTAGGTGCACCGGTTATCAGAATATAATTAAAGCTGTAGAGGAAGCTTCAAAGGTGAGATCATGA